The Streptomyces sp. NBC_00435 nucleotide sequence GAGCAGTTCTACCCCGGCCAGCCGAAGCAGATGTACGACCTGCTCCGCTCGCGGCGCGAGTACGTGAAACTGACGGGGGCCACCGGGGCGCAGTTGCACTGCTCCCCGATGGCCCCGCAACAGCACTGCGACGTCGTCTTCGACTGGCTGGCGGACGTCCTGCACCGTTGATCCGGCGGAGGGACGGCCCGCCCGACCGGTTAGAAGGTCAGGTTCCAGGCGTCGATCTTGCCGGTGTCCGCGTTGGCGTTGTCGTTCACACGGAGGGTCCAGACGCCGTTGGCGACCTCGGAGGAGGCGTTGACGGTGAAGGTCTGGATGATGTTGTCCGTGCTGCCGCCGGCCCGGTTGCTCAGGGTGTAGACCGAGCCGTCCGGGGCCACCAGGTCGACCTTGAGGTCACCGATGTAGGTGTGCTTGATGTCCACGCCCACCTTGAGGGTGGCCGGCGCGTTGCCGGTCACCCCGCTGACGGTGATCGTGCTGTCCACGGTCGCGTTGTCGTTGACCGCGAAGTCGGTGAGGTTCTCGAAGTACTTGCCGGTGGGCGGCGTGGTCGTGCCGCCGATCGCCTTCAGCGCGTCGACCTGGCCCTCGCCGAAGAACCCGTTGTTGGCCGTGGTCCCGGTGCAGCGGCTGTCCGACGGGCAGGCGGTGTCGTTGGCCTGGGTGGCCAGCGCGGTGCGGATCTGCGCCGGGGTGAAGGACGGGTTGGCGCTGGCGATGAGCGCCGCGACGCCCACGACGTGCGGGGTGGCCATCGAGGTGCCGCTCTTGGTGCTGTACCCGCCGCCCGGAGCGGTGGAGTACACGTTGCTGCCCGGCGCCGCGACGTCGATGACGCCCTGGCCGAAGTTGGAGAACGAGGCCTTGGTGACTCCGGTGCCGTTGGCCGCGACCGTGACCACGCCCGGGAGCTCGGTCGGGATGTCGAGGCAGGCGTTGGTGATGGTGCGGGTGGTCGGGGTGGAGTCGTTGGGGCTCGCGGTGTCCGTGGTCTTGTGGGCGAGGTCGTAGTTCTCGTTGCCCGCCGCGGCGACCTGGAGCGAGCCCTTGCTCTCCGCGTACTCCTGGGCGCGCTTGACGCCCTCGATGATGGCGGCCTGGTCGATGTTGTCCGGGCAGTTGAACTGCCACGGGTCCGTGTAGTAGCTGTTGTTGGTGACCTTGAACCCGTGGTCGCCGGACCAGACGAAGGCACAGATGGTGTTCTCGGCGAAGAAGAACGAGTTGCCGGGCTCGGCCACGCGGACCGAGGAGATCTTCACGCCCGGGGCCACGCCGACGACGCCCTTGCCGTTCTTGGCGGCGGCGACGGTGCCCGCCACGTGCGTGCCGTGGGTGTCCACGTCGCGCCAGGCGCCGACCCGGGTGTCCGGCTTGCCGTAGGCGCAGGAGGCGGAGTCGGCGGCGTTGAAGTTCGGCGCCAGGTCCTGGTGCTGGTCGTCCACACCGGTGTCCAGGATGCCGACCTTGACGGAGGCCGATCCGGTACTCACGGCCCAGGCCTGGTCGGCCTTGATCTGGCTCATGTCGACGCGTACGGGCTCGCCCGCCGGGGTCGTCGTCTGCGCCGGGTTGGCGGGCAGCGCCGGATTGTAGGCGTCGGCCGGGACGTCCGAGGTGCGCGTCGCGCCGACCTTCTGGACTCCGCTGACCCCGCGCATGGTGGCGGCGAAGGTCGAGGAGGTCGAGTGGGCGACGATCACGCCGATGGAGTCGAAGTACGAGAAGACCGTGCCGCCGTTGGCCGTGACGGCGGAGCGGACCGCCGAGCTGTCACCGGCGGCGGTGATCACCAGGTAGGCGCGGGTGCCGGCAGCCCAGGTCGCACTCTGGGAAGTCGGCGCCGCGGCCAGGGCCTTGGCGGGTGCGGAGGTGACCGGGGTACCGGCCGGGGAGACGGGCGCGGTGCCGGCGAGCGCGGCCGGAGCGCCGAAGGCCAGGGCGCCGAGGGCGGCCGCCAGCACGAGGGTACGTCGAGGTCGGCTGGATATGTGGGGTATCAATGCGTCCTCCGAAGACGGCCCCGCGGTGCGGGTGGCACCTACAGGGCCGTACGAAACGAGTGGTGGACGCAAGATGTCAGAATCCTGCCCCGATATGGAAGTACCTTTTACCGCACGACAGTTCACATGATCTTGGCTGGAAATCGACGTCAGGTCGAGGTGTCGGGACCGGCCGGACTGGGCACCGTGGGGGCGAGCCCTGGCCGGCCGGTCCGCGGGGCGTACACGCTAGGCGGGTACGCCGTCCTTGGTGCCGTCCGGCTGGACGGGCACGACGGTGGCCTCCCGGGGCCCCTCGTCGGTGAGTGTGGTCTCGTCGAACGGAAGTCGTCCCGCGAGGACTTCGGTGGCCCGCGCCCGGTCGAACTCCTTCGTCCAGGTCCCGATCAGCACGGTGGCGACCGCGTTGCCCGCGAAGTTCGTCATCGCCCGCGCCTCGCTCATGAACCGGTCGATGCCCACGATCAGGCCGACGCCGTCGACCAGTTCCGGCCGGTGCGACTGGAGTCCTCCCGCGAGGGTGGCCAGTCCCGCGCCCGTCACCCCGGCCGCGCCCTTCGAGGCCACGATCATGAACAGCAGCAGCGAGACCTGCTCGCCCAGGGCGAGGGGTTTGCCCATCGCCTCCGCGACGAAGAGCGAGGACATCGTCAGGTAGATCGCGGTCCCGTCCAGGTTGAAGGAGTAGCCAGTGGGGACCGTGATGCCGACCACCGGCCGCGAGACCCCGACGTGTTCCATCTTGGCGATCAGCCGGGGCAGCGCGGACTCGGAGGAGGAGGTGGACAGGATCAGCAGGAACTCCCGGCCCAGGTAGCGCAGCAGGGCGAAGACGCTGATCCCCGTACACACCCGCAGCAGCGTGCCCAGGACCACGAAGACGAAGAGCAGGCAGGTCGTGTAGAAGCCGATCATGATGACCGCCAGGGACTTCAGCGCGTCCATCCCGGTCGCCCCGACCACCGCCGCGATCGCGCCGAACGCGCCCACCGGAGCCACCCACATGATCATCGCGAGCACGCGGAACACCAGCTTCTGCACG carries:
- a CDS encoding S8 family serine peptidase encodes the protein MLAAALGALAFGAPAALAGTAPVSPAGTPVTSAPAKALAAAPTSQSATWAAGTRAYLVITAAGDSSAVRSAVTANGGTVFSYFDSIGVIVAHSTSSTFAATMRGVSGVQKVGATRTSDVPADAYNPALPANPAQTTTPAGEPVRVDMSQIKADQAWAVSTGSASVKVGILDTGVDDQHQDLAPNFNAADSASCAYGKPDTRVGAWRDVDTHGTHVAGTVAAAKNGKGVVGVAPGVKISSVRVAEPGNSFFFAENTICAFVWSGDHGFKVTNNSYYTDPWQFNCPDNIDQAAIIEGVKRAQEYAESKGSLQVAAAGNENYDLAHKTTDTASPNDSTPTTRTITNACLDIPTELPGVVTVAANGTGVTKASFSNFGQGVIDVAAPGSNVYSTAPGGGYSTKSGTSMATPHVVGVAALIASANPSFTPAQIRTALATQANDTACPSDSRCTGTTANNGFFGEGQVDALKAIGGTTTPPTGKYFENLTDFAVNDNATVDSTITVSGVTGNAPATLKVGVDIKHTYIGDLKVDLVAPDGSVYTLSNRAGGSTDNIIQTFTVNASSEVANGVWTLRVNDNANADTGKIDAWNLTF
- a CDS encoding cation:dicarboxylate symporter family transporter, which produces MAARPDRTHYLYIAVIGAVLLGIAVGFAAPGTAVELKPLGTGFVNLIKMMISPVIFCTIVLGIGSVRKAAKVGAVGGLALGYFMVMSTVALAIGLLVGNLLEPGSGLHLTEAARHAGEAQAKAGGAQSTPEFLLGIIPTTLVSAFTGGEVLQTLLVALLCGFALQALGTAGEPVLRGVGYVQKLVFRVLAMIMWVAPVGAFGAIAAVVGATGMDALKSLAVIMIGFYTTCLLFVFVVLGTLLRVCTGISVFALLRYLGREFLLILSTSSSESALPRLIAKMEHVGVSRPVVGITVPTGYSFNLDGTAIYLTMSSLFVAEAMGKPLALGEQVSLLLFMIVASKGAAGVTGAGLATLAGGLQSHRPELVDGVGLIVGIDRFMSEARAMTNFAGNAVATVLIGTWTKEFDRARATEVLAGRLPFDETTLTDEGPREATVVPVQPDGTKDGVPA